In Luteitalea sp., the DNA window CGCATTCGGGGCGTCCGTTCCCCAGGTGCCACCGTGTGAAAAGCAGTTCGTGTGGTTCTCCGACATGGAGATGGTGAAGAATCCGCCGAGGTTCGGTGTGTGCCGCATCACATGCGCGAGGCTGTCGGAGATCCAATCGCGCACACGGGGAACGCTCGTGCACATCGCCCACAAACCCCGATGCGACGACCCGCGCACCTCCGGATGGCGGTCGAAGAACGATGCCGGCATCGCGCGCGGCTCATTCAAGTACAGATAGACCTTGATGCCATAGCGCGCCGCCCGATCGACGAGCAGGTTGAGGTTCTCGAGGCGCGTCTCCCAGCCTTTGCCGAGCTCCGGAAACGCTTGGGACGGCGCGAGCGTGTTGAGGACGGCCTGCATCCAGACGCCGTTGATGCCCACGCGGACCAGCTTCTCGAGATAACCGTCGGGGAAGGGATCCACCTCTGGCTCCATGAGGGGATCGCCGTATAGCGCAAAGAACGAATAGAGATATCGAACGTCCCAGGTCTCCTCGAGGTGGATCGCTCCGGGCTCCAGGAACGGCCCGCCGCGGTTCTCCAGGTGGTTCTGCACGTGGGCAACTGCGCGGATGACGCCCTCCGGCGACGAGGCGGCAATGCGAATACGATTCGGGGTGGTCTCGATATGAATCCCGTCTGCACTGGAATCGACGTCAAGCTCGATCCTCCGGGCGGCGTCGGGGGCGATCGTCGCGCCCATGGCATGGCGTAGATACCGCGTGAGCCGTTCCGCGGCGGCCTCGAGGAGCGTGCCGGTGACCGGTGCGACCCTCCAGCCGGAGCTGAGGTCGATCTCGCCGTCTCGGATCTCGGCCCCTGGATCACGTCGGTCGCCATAGCTCGCCTCGCTCAGATGCGTGACGAACGCAAAGGGTGGCTCGCCCGGCCGGGACCACGCCTCGCCGAATGTCTCGTGCACGGTCGCGCGGATGGCAGCTGCCTTGCGGGCTTCCTCCTCACTCGGCGTGCGGTACCAAATCGGCGCGCACTGCGGCTTCGCGCCCAACTTGTGGTCGAGGAAGTCGTCTTCCTTCAGGGTGAACTCGAAGCGCGCAGCATCCCAACCGAGCAGCTTCTGGATCTGCCGGTTCGGCAGCAAATGCCAGTTCTGGCGAATGACTGTTATGTAGAATCGGCGCCGTTGATCCTCGTCGAGCACCCGTTTCTCCGGAAGCCCCATTGAATCGGCAATCGCCTGGAGCTCGGCAGACTCGGCCTGCACCGTCTCCGCCATCCGCTCCAGGTTAACGAGCTCCCAATTTCGCCAGACGAACTGGTGAAGCCGGCTGGGGAAATGGGCTTCTGAGAGCGGGGGCGGTACGGCGTGCGCTCCGCTCTGACTTCTGGAGAGGAGAGAACGGGATAACAATCCCGCGGCCGGGACGAAGCGCAGGAATTCGCGTCGGTACATACCTGTATTCGCCTCCCTGCTTCGGGAGCATAGATAAGCGCTACATCTGCCCGCAATTAGAATCGTTGGACAATAATTGTCTGGGATTGAGACAGGTCGAGATCTGTTCCAAGGGCTTGATTAGTCCTCATTTCGATTGTCTCTCGAGCAATTGGGGTTGCGGGTTCTCCACACGCCCCACCGGGCGCTGCCCCGCTCCGGCGCGACGGCCATCGCCGAGCTCCTCACGAGCGTGCTCGAGCAGCTTCGAGAGTTGCGCGACGATGGCCGGGTGCTCACGGCTCACGTCGCGTGTCTCGGCAATGTCCGTGCTCAAGTCGTAGAGACCCGCTGGATTCTTCTGGTCAGCAGCGCCTGCGTCGGCCTCCTCTGGAAGGGGCACCTGGAGCTTCCACTTACCGGAGCGCACGGCGAGCAGATGACTTCGGTGATAGCAGAAGAATGCGACGTGGGGCGACTTGGCGCCGGCTTCTCCCGCGAGGAGGGGCCAGATGTTTCGGCCGTCGATCGTGCGATCCTGAGGGGGCCTTCCGCCGGTGAGATGCGCAAACGTCGGAAGCATATCCATTGTCGTCGCGAGCTCGTCGGACACACGACCCGCGGGAATCCTGCCAGGCCAGCGCGCCACAAAGGGGACGCGCATGCCACCCTCCATCCTGATTGAGTTGCAGTACCCAGACAGCGGCGCATTACTGCCATGATGGCCCTCTGGGCGCCTGGGGGACGGAGCAACGGCGCCGTTGTCGGAGGTATAGATGACGAGCGTCCTGTTCTCGAGCCCCAAGTCGTCGAGCGCCTGGAGGATCTGTCCAACAGACCAGTCGAGCTCCTCAACGGCGTCTCCGTACGGTCCATTCGCGCTTCTACCTTGAAACGCCTCGCTGGCAAACGGCCGATTCGTGCTGCCTGGCATGGCCTGGGAAAGCCAGATAAAGAACGGACGATCCCTGTTGTCCTCGATGAACCGTATGGTCTCTTCCGTCTCTCGTCTGGTCAGCAGGTTTCGATCGGGAGGGGCCTCGATGACCTCTTCGTTACGCATGAGCGGAAGCGGAGGCCATTTCCCAGGGGGCCCGTTGTCCGGCGTCATATCGTCGCTGTAGGGAACGCCGAAGTAATAGTCAAAGCCCTGGCGCGTCGGTAGGAAGGCGGGCTGATCACCCAGGTGCCATTTCCCGATGTGCGCCGTGGCATACCCGCGCTCCTCGAGCACCTCGGCAATGGTGACCTCCTCTGGGTGCAGGCCGTTGGGCGAGACGGGGCGAAGCACAACGCCGTCCGGCTCGGTCCACTCGAGGCCGACACGACGCGGATACGAACCGGTCATCAACGCGGCGCGCGACGGCGTGCAGACCGTGGCTGCGGCATAGAAGTTCGTCAACTTCATGCCTTCGTCGGCCATACGATCGATGTTGGGTGTCCGATGCTTCGCCGATCCGAAGCACCCCAAGTCGCCGTAGCCGAGATTGTCGGCCCACATGAAGATGATGTTCGGTTTCTCGACCTCCTCCGGCGCTGCTGCTGCGGGCCGAAACCAGGCCAGCATGACGCACGTCGCCACAGCCAGGCAGATTGACAATGACGATACGACCGTTCCGATGCGCTTCACACCCATTGTGTTGTCGAAGAAGTTAGAAGGCGAACCTCACGCCGAGGCACGCAACGCGTCTATTCAATCGAATCAATGTAACATTACATTACAGTGGAGGTTTTCCGGATGTCAAGGTCTCCAGAACCCTAAAATGAACTGACTCTTGAGTCCTTACGCCACAATTGCCCACTTCGCTTGTCAAGGAGAAGTGAAGACAATGTCACCGGGGACGTCGTGTTCGAGCAAGGGCCTGACGAGATACTGGGCGACGAGGTCCATTTCCTCCGGTAAACGAGGACATCGTCCGATATGAGAACCGAGATCCTGTATGCCGACGTCGAGTTTCTCGAGCGTCCAGTTGCCAGACCCCTTCAGCTAAGCAGCGGTCCGATTACAAAGCTCAC includes these proteins:
- a CDS encoding sulfatase-like hydrolase/transferase; protein product: MLAWFRPAAAAPEEVEKPNIIFMWADNLGYGDLGCFGSAKHRTPNIDRMADEGMKLTNFYAAATVCTPSRAALMTGSYPRRVGLEWTEPDGVVLRPVSPNGLHPEEVTIAEVLEERGYATAHIGKWHLGDQPAFLPTRQGFDYYFGVPYSDDMTPDNGPPGKWPPLPLMRNEEVIEAPPDRNLLTRRETEETIRFIEDNRDRPFFIWLSQAMPGSTNRPFASEAFQGRSANGPYGDAVEELDWSVGQILQALDDLGLENRTLVIYTSDNGAVAPSPRRPEGHHGSNAPLSGYCNSIRMEGGMRVPFVARWPGRIPAGRVSDELATTMDMLPTFAHLTGGRPPQDRTIDGRNIWPLLAGEAGAKSPHVAFFCYHRSHLLAVRSGKWKLQVPLPEEADAGAADQKNPAGLYDLSTDIAETRDVSREHPAIVAQLSKLLEHAREELGDGRRAGAGQRPVGRVENPQPQLLERQSK